One window of the Chitinophaga niabensis genome contains the following:
- a CDS encoding Gfo/Idh/MocA family protein — protein MINIAIVGLGFGAEFIPIYQRHPDVNMYAICQRNEEKLNEVGDAWGVEKRYTDYDELLKDPAVHAVHINTPIPDHAIQSIKALKAGKHVACTVPMATTVEECRQIVELVKQTGLTYMMMETVVYAREFLFMKELYDKGELGRVQFLKASHQQDMNGWPNYWPGLPPMYYATHCVGPVLALTRAEAEYVSCFGSGEINKELHQYYNSPFAIESTHIKFRNSDISAHIYRSLFDTARQYRESFEVYGSLKSVEWPLIEGKALVVHTGGKPEPEIPEEVHSPDYARLLPEPIQRFTTKGVYDTDDHQHLSFTQGAGHGGSHPHLVHEFVSALVQKRSPYPNAVQSANITCVGILAHESAMQGGLRIDLPAFTFEQK, from the coding sequence ATGATCAATATTGCTATTGTAGGTTTGGGTTTCGGTGCGGAGTTCATTCCGATCTATCAACGTCATCCTGATGTGAATATGTACGCTATCTGCCAGCGTAATGAAGAAAAGTTAAATGAGGTAGGAGATGCCTGGGGCGTGGAGAAAAGATATACTGATTATGATGAACTGCTGAAAGATCCTGCTGTTCATGCTGTACACATTAATACGCCTATTCCCGATCATGCCATACAATCCATTAAAGCCTTAAAGGCCGGAAAACATGTAGCCTGTACGGTGCCTATGGCCACTACTGTAGAAGAATGCCGGCAGATAGTTGAACTGGTGAAGCAAACGGGCCTTACCTATATGATGATGGAAACAGTGGTATATGCGCGTGAATTCCTTTTTATGAAGGAGTTGTATGATAAAGGCGAACTGGGCAGGGTACAGTTCCTGAAAGCCAGCCACCAGCAGGATATGAATGGATGGCCTAACTACTGGCCCGGTCTTCCTCCTATGTATTATGCCACCCATTGCGTAGGACCTGTATTGGCTTTAACGAGGGCAGAAGCGGAGTATGTTTCCTGTTTCGGCTCTGGAGAGATCAATAAAGAACTCCATCAATATTATAATTCTCCTTTTGCGATAGAAAGCACACATATCAAATTCCGGAATTCAGATATCAGTGCGCACATCTACCGTTCTCTTTTTGATACGGCAAGGCAATACAGGGAAAGTTTTGAAGTATACGGTTCGCTTAAATCCGTAGAGTGGCCATTGATTGAAGGAAAAGCACTGGTAGTACATACAGGCGGGAAACCAGAACCGGAAATTCCGGAAGAGGTACATTCTCCTGATTATGCCCGCCTGTTGCCAGAACCTATACAGCGCTTCACGACCAAAGGGGTGTATGATACAGATGATCATCAGCATCTGTCGTTCACACAGGGTGCAGGGCATGGAGGTTCGCATCCTCACCTGGTGCATGAATTTGTTAGTGCATTGGTGCAGAAGCGTTCGCCTTATCCTAACGCGGTGCAGTCTGCGAATATTACCTGTGTGGGCATCTTGGCACATGAATCTGCGATGCAGGGCGGGCTGAGGATTGATCTGCCGGCGTTTACTTTTGAGCAGAAATGA
- a CDS encoding sugar phosphate isomerase/epimerase family protein, translating into MALPVRFGVSTWLWTSPFSTAAIHELFPKIAEMGFDVVEIAVEDPALIDVKAVQEALVKYNLKANICGAFGPSRDLTHEDPAVHQNCFTYIAACLDICVALGTDFFGGPMYSAVGKARMVPPEQRKKEWDLAVQNLRIVCDMAAARGLRIALEPLNRFESDLVNTAEDVLRLVKDIQHPAAGIMLDGFHMSIEERDVEQAIVTAGDLLIHLQVSENYRGTPGTGQTPWWAYRRGLEAINYTGTVTIESFTPANQELAGAVCFWHPMAESQDGFATEGLRFLKDWAK; encoded by the coding sequence ATGGCTTTACCCGTTAGATTTGGTGTGAGTACCTGGCTGTGGACGTCTCCCTTTTCCACAGCCGCTATTCACGAATTGTTCCCGAAGATTGCAGAGATGGGATTTGATGTGGTGGAAATAGCAGTTGAAGATCCTGCGCTGATTGATGTAAAAGCAGTACAGGAAGCACTCGTAAAATACAACCTGAAAGCTAATATCTGTGGTGCTTTCGGGCCTTCGCGTGATCTTACACATGAAGATCCGGCAGTGCATCAGAACTGTTTTACCTATATCGCTGCCTGCCTGGATATTTGTGTGGCATTGGGTACTGATTTCTTTGGCGGCCCTATGTATTCAGCCGTAGGCAAGGCAAGGATGGTACCTCCTGAACAACGTAAAAAGGAATGGGACCTTGCAGTGCAGAACCTGCGTATTGTTTGCGATATGGCTGCAGCCCGGGGGCTCAGGATTGCCTTAGAACCACTCAACCGCTTTGAATCAGACCTGGTGAATACTGCGGAAGATGTACTGCGCCTGGTGAAAGATATCCAACATCCCGCCGCAGGTATCATGCTGGACGGTTTTCATATGAGCATTGAAGAAAGAGATGTGGAACAGGCGATCGTTACAGCCGGAGATCTGTTGATCCACCTGCAAGTTTCAGAAAATTACAGGGGTACACCGGGAACAGGGCAAACTCCCTGGTGGGCTTATCGCAGAGGCCTGGAAGCGATTAATTATACAGGCACGGTAACCATAGAAAGCTTTACACCGGCCAACCAGGAACTGGCGGGTGCCGTATGTTTCTGGCATCCCATGGCTGAAAGCCAGGATGGTTTTGCTACAGAAGGTCTTCGTTTTTTGAAAGACTGGGCTAAATAA
- a CDS encoding dihydrodipicolinate synthase family protein, translating to MKNIPFKGIIAYPITPFNNNEQVDLPLFKNLVERLVVSGSHGIAPLGSTGVLPYLSDSEKEAVTEATIQQVANRVPTLVGVSNLTTERTIYHAKFAEKAGATAVMIIPMSYWKLTDDEIVKHYDAVASKISIPIMAYNNPATGGVDMSPALLKRLLEIPNITMIKESTGDVQRMHYLKRELGEDVAFYNGSNPLALAAFAAGATGWCTAAPNLIPELNIQLYNAVKNNDFTAAQDVFYKQVDLLKFIVAKGLPRAIKAGLHLLGEDGGYLRTPLEPLTAGEVSELEQILSFTNEEVNV from the coding sequence GCATACCCTATTACTCCCTTTAACAACAACGAACAGGTGGATCTGCCATTGTTCAAAAACCTGGTAGAGCGGCTGGTGGTTTCCGGCTCACATGGCATTGCTCCTTTGGGCAGCACCGGCGTATTGCCTTATCTTTCCGACAGCGAAAAAGAAGCCGTTACAGAAGCTACTATTCAGCAGGTGGCGAACCGTGTACCTACCTTAGTGGGTGTTTCCAACCTTACTACTGAAAGGACCATTTACCACGCAAAATTTGCTGAAAAAGCAGGTGCTACCGCAGTGATGATCATCCCCATGAGCTATTGGAAACTGACGGATGATGAGATTGTAAAACACTATGATGCCGTTGCTTCCAAAATATCCATTCCAATTATGGCATATAACAATCCGGCCACCGGCGGTGTGGATATGTCTCCGGCCTTATTAAAGCGGCTGCTGGAGATCCCCAACATCACTATGATCAAAGAAAGCACCGGTGATGTACAGCGCATGCATTATTTAAAAAGGGAATTAGGTGAGGACGTGGCATTCTATAATGGTTCCAACCCTTTGGCACTTGCTGCCTTTGCAGCCGGAGCTACCGGCTGGTGCACAGCTGCGCCCAATCTTATTCCCGAACTTAATATTCAACTCTACAATGCCGTAAAGAATAATGATTTTACAGCTGCGCAGGATGTTTTCTATAAGCAGGTGGACTTATTGAAATTTATTGTGGCTAAAGGTTTGCCGAGAGCTATCAAAGCTGGTTTACACCTATTGGGAGAAGATGGCGGTTATCTGCGAACCCCATTGGAACCTTTAACTGCCGGTGAGGTAAGTGAACTGGAACAGATCCTCTCTTTCACCAATGAAGAAGTAAATGTTTGA
- a CDS encoding PVC-type heme-binding CxxCH protein, translating into MLWKFNFTASVCLIIAPLLFISAGKQYSSDVPRRLEILFLGHKSKHHDSEKLADIFLKEYFKDGINISYTTDPNDLNEANLKWYDGLILYANHDSITKPQETALLNFVRSGKGFIPLHSASYCFRNSPEVVEMIGGQFKSHKYDSFPAVILKPEHPVMKGITAFVTKDETYVHDKISKNIEVLSERVEGTHHEPYTWVRPYGKGRVFYTAYGHDDNTFNNPGFLALVKNGILWAVGDEARANLASFKIAQPTYVDGPVPNYEKRNPAPKVQLPLTPEESMSLIQVPVGFGLQLFAAEPDIVNPIYMNWDEKGRLWVIETVDYPNEIKNDDAGDDRIKICEDTDGDGKADKFTIFADKLNIPTSFTFVNGGIIVSQAPSFVFLKDTNGDDKADVRQPMVHGWGKSDTHAQASNLRYGVDNKIWGVVGYSGFKGKSGKDSLRFSQGVYRFDPDGKGLEYISSTSNNTWGLGFSEEFDVFISTANNTHSGFMGIPNRYFEKAKLRSAGVEKIDAHYAMHVATKNLRQVDVFGGFTAAAGHSLYTARTFPQEYWNRIAFVTEPTGRLIHKHVLKQAGAGFKEDGDDWNMLVSADEWAGPIQAEVGPDGALWVTDWYDFIIQHNPTPAPDWGGYKAENGKGNAYINPLRDHERGRIYRIYNKNNDQKNTLKLSKNDTEGLLKALSSDNMFWRLTAQRLLIENKSKAVLPALYKIVQDKELDGAGINAPAIHALWTLKGLQALDGTNPQALAVAVGALNHPSSGVRRAAIQVLPATPATFLAIQKAKLFEDKDLRVRLAAVLATTEMKPSAAIGNVLVNMAEQEENTDDTWLKQALTISGKLNQETFRAAFRKRGLNENPALIQASVAQRLAFGERLNSISLRRVRPGQGGDAPTPEVAEKELMLSGNIETRQGAALNGVVAAQGNKTNGYGLYVLNNKMHFVVNQDGKAQAAVSTGELPSGFSYKAGLQKNGTMRLIINDKEAGTAKAAGLFKKELSLPLRVGYDNSKGDDRVADYPDSLFFLNANLTNARLETLAGLPSAAAATDKDVKIDRTIVVKVIKDVMKYDQQLITVKAGITIQFVFQNTDFMQHNFLLVKPNTKEKVGAAADKLAQDPNGVKMQYVPKMPEVLLSTPLVNPGGKFTATFKIPSTPGDYPYICTFPGHWRIMNGILRVTK; encoded by the coding sequence ATGTTATGGAAGTTTAACTTCACCGCAAGTGTGTGCCTCATCATTGCACCATTATTATTTATCAGCGCCGGAAAGCAATATTCTTCGGATGTGCCCCGCCGCCTGGAGATATTATTCCTGGGTCATAAGAGCAAACATCACGACAGTGAAAAACTGGCGGATATCTTCCTGAAGGAATATTTTAAGGATGGTATCAATATATCTTATACCACCGATCCCAATGATCTCAATGAGGCCAACCTGAAATGGTACGATGGCCTGATCCTATACGCCAATCACGATTCTATTACCAAACCGCAGGAAACCGCGCTGTTGAACTTTGTGCGCAGCGGAAAGGGATTTATTCCTTTGCACAGCGCTTCCTATTGCTTCCGCAATTCTCCGGAGGTGGTGGAAATGATAGGCGGGCAATTCAAAAGCCATAAATACGATTCCTTTCCTGCAGTGATCCTGAAACCGGAACATCCGGTGATGAAGGGCATCACGGCTTTTGTGACGAAAGATGAAACGTATGTGCACGATAAGATCAGTAAAAATATAGAAGTGCTTTCTGAGCGGGTGGAAGGAACACACCATGAACCTTATACCTGGGTTAGGCCCTATGGTAAAGGCCGTGTGTTTTATACGGCATACGGGCATGATGATAATACCTTTAATAACCCGGGTTTTCTGGCATTGGTGAAGAATGGTATCCTGTGGGCAGTGGGAGATGAAGCGAGGGCTAACCTTGCATCTTTCAAAATAGCACAACCTACTTATGTGGATGGCCCCGTACCCAATTATGAAAAACGGAATCCCGCTCCCAAGGTGCAATTGCCTTTGACGCCGGAAGAATCAATGTCGCTCATACAGGTGCCGGTTGGTTTTGGATTACAGCTGTTTGCGGCAGAGCCGGATATTGTTAATCCCATTTACATGAACTGGGATGAAAAGGGGCGTTTATGGGTGATAGAAACTGTGGATTATCCGAATGAAATAAAAAATGATGATGCAGGAGATGACCGCATCAAGATCTGTGAGGATACAGATGGAGATGGTAAGGCAGACAAGTTCACCATCTTTGCTGATAAGCTGAACATCCCTACCAGCTTCACATTTGTGAATGGGGGTATTATTGTGAGCCAGGCGCCTTCTTTCGTTTTCTTAAAAGATACAAACGGTGATGATAAAGCAGATGTCCGGCAGCCGATGGTGCATGGATGGGGCAAAAGTGATACACATGCACAGGCCTCTAACCTTCGCTATGGTGTTGATAATAAGATATGGGGTGTTGTAGGATACTCAGGATTTAAAGGAAAGAGTGGAAAGGATTCTTTGCGTTTCAGCCAGGGTGTGTACCGTTTTGATCCGGATGGTAAAGGACTGGAATACATTTCTTCCACCAGTAACAATACCTGGGGGCTGGGTTTCTCTGAAGAGTTTGATGTGTTCATTTCCACTGCGAATAATACCCACAGTGGTTTCATGGGCATCCCCAACCGGTATTTTGAAAAGGCAAAGCTGCGTTCCGCTGGTGTGGAAAAGATCGATGCACACTATGCCATGCACGTGGCCACAAAGAATCTCAGGCAGGTGGATGTGTTTGGTGGTTTTACTGCTGCTGCGGGGCATAGCCTTTATACAGCCAGAACTTTCCCGCAGGAATACTGGAACAGGATTGCTTTTGTAACAGAGCCTACAGGACGTTTGATCCACAAACATGTATTGAAACAAGCAGGTGCCGGTTTTAAAGAAGATGGAGATGACTGGAATATGCTGGTGAGTGCAGATGAATGGGCCGGGCCTATTCAGGCCGAAGTGGGCCCTGATGGTGCTTTGTGGGTGACTGACTGGTACGATTTCATTATCCAGCATAACCCTACACCTGCTCCTGACTGGGGAGGTTATAAGGCAGAGAACGGAAAAGGAAATGCCTACATCAATCCTCTGCGGGACCATGAGCGTGGACGCATCTACCGCATTTACAACAAAAACAACGATCAGAAGAATACGCTTAAACTCAGTAAAAACGATACGGAAGGATTGCTTAAAGCGCTTTCCAGTGATAATATGTTCTGGCGCCTTACTGCACAACGTTTGCTGATAGAGAATAAGAGTAAAGCAGTATTACCTGCGTTGTATAAGATAGTGCAGGATAAAGAACTGGATGGTGCCGGCATCAATGCTCCGGCTATACATGCTTTATGGACATTGAAAGGGTTACAGGCATTGGATGGAACAAATCCCCAGGCATTAGCTGTTGCTGTTGGAGCATTGAATCATCCTTCCAGTGGTGTGCGCAGAGCGGCTATACAGGTATTGCCAGCTACGCCTGCTACTTTCCTGGCCATACAGAAAGCTAAGCTGTTTGAGGATAAAGACCTGAGAGTACGCCTGGCTGCAGTGCTGGCTACTACAGAAATGAAACCTTCCGCAGCGATCGGGAATGTACTGGTGAATATGGCAGAGCAGGAAGAGAATACAGATGATACCTGGTTAAAACAGGCGCTCACTATTTCGGGCAAACTGAACCAGGAAACATTCAGGGCAGCGTTCCGCAAAAGAGGTTTGAATGAAAACCCTGCATTGATACAGGCATCTGTAGCACAACGTCTTGCTTTCGGAGAGCGATTGAATAGCATCTCTTTGAGAAGAGTGCGGCCAGGGCAGGGTGGAGATGCACCAACACCTGAGGTAGCAGAGAAGGAATTGATGCTTTCCGGTAATATAGAAACAAGGCAGGGAGCTGCATTGAACGGAGTGGTGGCTGCACAGGGTAACAAAACCAATGGTTATGGTTTATATGTGCTGAACAATAAAATGCATTTTGTGGTGAACCAGGATGGTAAAGCCCAGGCAGCTGTGAGCACCGGGGAATTGCCTTCCGGTTTTTCTTATAAAGCCGGTCTGCAAAAGAACGGTACCATGCGGCTGATCATTAATGATAAAGAAGCAGGTACTGCTAAGGCTGCAGGTTTATTTAAAAAGGAACTCAGCCTGCCATTAAGAGTAGGGTATGATAACAGTAAGGGAGATGACAGGGTAGCAGACTACCCGGATAGCCTTTTCTTCCTCAATGCGAACTTAACGAACGCAAGACTGGAAACACTGGCTGGTCTGCCATCTGCAGCTGCTGCAACGGATAAGGATGTTAAAATAGACCGTACCATTGTTGTGAAAGTGATCAAAGATGTGATGAAATACGATCAGCAACTGATCACCGTGAAAGCGGGCATCACCATTCAATTCGTATTCCAGAACACAGACTTTATGCAGCACAACTTCCTGCTGGTGAAACCTAATACGAAAGAGAAAGTAGGCGCGGCAGCAGATAAACTGGCACAGGACCCTAATGGCGTGAAAATGCAATATGTGCCTAAAATGCCTGAGGTGTTACTGTCTACCCCGCTCGTGAATCCCGGAGGTAAGTTCACGGCTACATTTAAAATACCATCTACTCCCGGAGATTATCCCTACATCTGTACATTCCCCGGACACTGGCGTATTATGAATGGCATCTTAAGAGTTACAAAGTAA
- a CDS encoding PLP-dependent aminotransferase family protein, producing the protein MLRPWKIEIHLDEKSEKAIYLQIADAIIGDIHSGRLKGGDALPGSRNLATLLAVNRNTVTEALDVLLTEGWLVSKERRGTFVADKLPRFKDPGPPAPVAIAIPENTYRIKFDDGHPCTKIAPIAELARSYRQIFNRKGRWQLMAYGDEFGDGEFRREIAQMLNHQRHMQVSEKDVCMTRGSQMAMYLIAQCLFKKDDYVMIENPGYKPAWKAFEKAGAKLLPVRVDEEGLVIEDVIAHLKSHKKIKAIYTTPHRQYPTTVTLSLQRRLELIKLSNSHGFRIIEDDYDNEFHFGYRPIHPLSGYRELENYIYIGTLSKVVAPALRIGYLVTKDHSLIREVGELRKIIDVQGDTIMEQAVLQLIKDGTIKRHIKKASQYYKQKRDFAALQLQKQLKGKASFTVPEGGLAFWIVPDKKINWPKLSEQMGAKGIQIITSDSFSHEKPVNGIRLGYGALSEEQLKEGIKALAAFLQS; encoded by the coding sequence ATGTTAAGACCCTGGAAGATTGAAATACACCTGGATGAAAAGTCCGAAAAAGCGATCTATCTGCAGATCGCTGATGCGATCATAGGAGATATTCATTCCGGCCGGCTGAAGGGAGGCGATGCATTACCCGGAAGCCGTAACCTGGCCACACTGCTGGCAGTAAACCGGAATACGGTAACAGAAGCATTGGATGTGTTGCTGACAGAAGGCTGGCTGGTGTCTAAGGAACGCCGGGGCACTTTTGTAGCAGATAAGCTGCCACGCTTCAAAGATCCGGGGCCGCCTGCGCCTGTTGCTATAGCAATACCTGAAAATACGTACCGTATTAAGTTTGATGATGGGCATCCCTGTACTAAAATAGCGCCTATTGCTGAGCTGGCAAGGTCCTACCGACAGATCTTCAACCGAAAGGGAAGATGGCAGCTGATGGCTTATGGTGATGAATTTGGGGATGGGGAGTTCCGGAGGGAGATTGCCCAGATGCTCAATCATCAGCGGCATATGCAGGTCAGTGAAAAGGATGTATGTATGACAAGGGGAAGCCAGATGGCGATGTACCTGATCGCACAATGCCTGTTCAAAAAGGATGATTATGTGATGATCGAAAACCCGGGTTATAAACCTGCCTGGAAAGCATTTGAAAAAGCAGGAGCGAAGCTGTTGCCTGTGAGAGTGGATGAAGAGGGCTTAGTTATTGAAGATGTAATAGCACACCTGAAGTCGCACAAAAAGATCAAAGCCATCTATACTACGCCGCACCGGCAATATCCCACCACAGTAACATTAAGCCTGCAAAGAAGGCTGGAACTGATCAAACTTTCAAACAGCCATGGGTTCAGGATCATTGAGGATGATTACGATAATGAATTCCATTTTGGCTACCGTCCCATCCATCCCTTATCCGGATACCGGGAACTGGAAAACTATATTTATATAGGCACATTGAGCAAAGTGGTGGCCCCTGCCTTACGGATAGGATACCTGGTCACTAAAGACCATTCCCTGATCAGGGAAGTGGGAGAGCTGCGGAAGATCATTGACGTACAGGGCGATACCATCATGGAACAGGCGGTACTGCAACTCATTAAAGACGGGACCATTAAACGGCATATCAAAAAGGCTTCCCAGTATTACAAACAGAAGAGGGATTTTGCGGCATTACAGTTGCAGAAACAGTTGAAGGGTAAAGCATCCTTTACTGTACCGGAGGGTGGCCTGGCATTCTGGATAGTACCTGATAAGAAGATAAACTGGCCGAAGTTATCAGAACAAATGGGCGCAAAAGGTATTCAGATCATTACGTCAGATAGTTTCAGTCATGAAAAGCCGGTTAACGGGATACGGCTTGGTTATGGGGCCCTTTCGGAAGAGCAGTTGAAGGAGGGGATAAAGGCGCTGGCTGCTTTTCTGCAGAGTTAA